The Glycine soja cultivar W05 chromosome 6, ASM419377v2, whole genome shotgun sequence genome has a window encoding:
- the LOC114414446 gene encoding V-type proton ATPase 16 kDa proteolipid subunit, translated as MAAFSGDETAPFFGFLGAAAALVFSCMGAAYGTAKSGVGVASMGVMRPELVMKSIVPVVMAGVLGIYGLIIAVIISTGINPKAKSYYLFDGYAHLSSGLACGLAGLSAGMAIGIVGDAGVRANAQQPKLFVGMILILIFAEALALYGLIVGIILSSRAGQSRAD; from the exons ATGGCTGCCTTCAGCGGTGATGAAACGGCACCGTTTTTCGGCTTCCTTGGCGCCGCAGCTGCCCTCGTCTTCTCCT GTATGGGAGCTGCCTATGGCACAGCGAAGAGTGGCGTGGGCGTGGCTTCCATGGGTGTAATGAGACCTGAGCTGGTGATGAAGTCGATTGTTCCTGTTGTCATGGCTGGAGTTTTGGGCATTTATGGCCTTATTATTGCTGTTATTATCAGTACCGGTATTAATCCAAAGGCCAAATCCTATTACCTCTTTGATGGTTATGCACATCTCTCTTCTGGTCTTGCCTGTGGCTTGGCTGGCCTTTCTGCTGGCATGGCTATTGGTATTGTTGGTGATGCCGGTGTTAG AGCCAATGCACAACAACCAAAACTTTTTGTTGGAATGATTCTCATCCTCATTTTTGCTGAAGCACTTGCCCTTTATGGTCTCATTGTTGGTATTATCCTGTCTTCTCGTGCTGGCCAGTCTAGAGCCGACTAA